From Ascaphus truei isolate aAscTru1 chromosome 20, aAscTru1.hap1, whole genome shotgun sequence, one genomic window encodes:
- the LOC142470813 gene encoding bestrophin-2a-like isoform X2, protein MTVTYTARVADAQCGGFYRLLMIWKGSIYKLFLKEFFVYVILYLIFSLTYRFLMSKNQRRNFERVSIYCDTYSNLIPMSFVLGFYASLILKRWWNQYQSIPIPDRLVCVISGTVEGTDERGRMYRRTLMRYCSLSALLIQRSVSTAVFKRFPTMEHVVEAGFMTPLERTKYDALPSLYHKYWIPCVWFCNLAVQAQSEGRVRDESLFKLLIQVVTIAVYSFFLASLIGRQYLDPARNITGHELDLYVPIFTLLQLFFYAGWLKVGEQLINPFGEDDDDFETNLLIDRNFQVSMLAVDGMYLDLPLMEKDRHWNDLEPRAPYTVATTSQDRSPSFHGSTVSIELNEEQMQYLPPPAIAEVSGETSSDPLPLFTRFFQGLESTGDSGSYTEETPV, encoded by the exons ATGACGGTCACTTATACCGCCCGTGTGGCTGACGCCCAGTGTGGGGGCTTTTACAGACTTTTGATGATCTGGAAGGGGAGTATTTACAAACTCTTTTTAAAGGAATTCTTTGTCTACGTCATTTTGTACCTCATCTTCAGCCTCACATACag GTTCCTTATGTCCAAGAATCAGAGACGTAACTTTGAGAGAGTGTCAATTTACTGTGATACGTACTCAAACCTTATCCCCATGTCATTCGTACTGG GTTTTTACGCTTCCCTGATATTGAAACGCTGGTGGAATCAGTACCAGTCTATACCGATCCCGGACCGCCTCGTGTGCGTCATCTCTGGGACCGTGGAAGGGACAGACGAGAGAGGACGCATGTACCGCCGCACTCTCATGCGCTACTGCAGCCTGTCAGCGCTCCTCATCCAGCGCTCTGTCAGCACCGCAGTCTTCAAGAGGTTCCCAACCATGGAGCATGTGGTGGAGGCCG GGTTCATGACTCCCCTGGAGAGGACGAAGTATGATGCGCTGCCCTCTTTGTACCATAAGTACTGGATCCCGTGCGTGTGGTTCTGTAACCTGGCGGTGCAGGCACAGAGCGAGGGGCGGGTGCGAGATGAATCGTTGTTCAAACTGCTTAtacag GTGGTGACTATCGCTGTGTACAGCTTCTTCCTGGCCTCTCTGATTGGACGCCAGTACCTGGACCCGGCCCGTAACATTACCGGCCACGAGCTGGATCTCTACGTCCCCATCTTTACGCTGCTCCAGTTATTCTTCTACGCTGGTTGGCTCAAG GTAGGGGAGCAGCTCATTAACCCATTTGGGGAGGACGATGACGATTTTGAGACCAATCTTCTGATTGACCGGAATTTCCAG gtgTCCATGTTGGCTGTAGATGGGATGTACTTGGACCTTCCGCTCATGGAGAAGGATCGTCATTGGAACGACTTGGAGCCCCGCGCTCCGTACACAGTGGCCACCACATCCCAGGATCGTTCCCCCTCCTTCCATGGCTCCACGGTTTCAATAGA GCTGAATGAGGAGCAGATGCAGTACCTTCCTCCGCCTGCGATAGCAGAGGTGTCAGGAGAGACCTCGTCCGACCCCTTACCTCTCTTCACCCGCTTCTTCCAGGGTTTggaatctaccggagactctggTTCCTACACAGAGGAAACCCCCGTGTGA
- the LOC142470813 gene encoding bestrophin-2a-like isoform X1, with translation MTVTYTARVADAQCGGFYRLLMIWKGSIYKLFLKEFFVYVILYLIFSLTYRFLMSKNQRRNFERVSIYCDTYSNLIPMSFVLGFYASLILKRWWNQYQSIPIPDRLVCVISGTVEGTDERGRMYRRTLMRYCSLSALLIQRSVSTAVFKRFPTMEHVVEAGFMTPLERTKYDALPSLYHKYWIPCVWFCNLAVQAQSEGRVRDESLFKLLIQELNIFRGKCAMLFHYDMVSVPLVYTQVVTIAVYSFFLASLIGRQYLDPARNITGHELDLYVPIFTLLQLFFYAGWLKVGEQLINPFGEDDDDFETNLLIDRNFQVSMLAVDGMYLDLPLMEKDRHWNDLEPRAPYTVATTSQDRSPSFHGSTVSIELNEEQMQYLPPPAIAEVSGETSSDPLPLFTRFFQGLESTGDSGSYTEETPV, from the exons ATGACGGTCACTTATACCGCCCGTGTGGCTGACGCCCAGTGTGGGGGCTTTTACAGACTTTTGATGATCTGGAAGGGGAGTATTTACAAACTCTTTTTAAAGGAATTCTTTGTCTACGTCATTTTGTACCTCATCTTCAGCCTCACATACag GTTCCTTATGTCCAAGAATCAGAGACGTAACTTTGAGAGAGTGTCAATTTACTGTGATACGTACTCAAACCTTATCCCCATGTCATTCGTACTGG GTTTTTACGCTTCCCTGATATTGAAACGCTGGTGGAATCAGTACCAGTCTATACCGATCCCGGACCGCCTCGTGTGCGTCATCTCTGGGACCGTGGAAGGGACAGACGAGAGAGGACGCATGTACCGCCGCACTCTCATGCGCTACTGCAGCCTGTCAGCGCTCCTCATCCAGCGCTCTGTCAGCACCGCAGTCTTCAAGAGGTTCCCAACCATGGAGCATGTGGTGGAGGCCG GGTTCATGACTCCCCTGGAGAGGACGAAGTATGATGCGCTGCCCTCTTTGTACCATAAGTACTGGATCCCGTGCGTGTGGTTCTGTAACCTGGCGGTGCAGGCACAGAGCGAGGGGCGGGTGCGAGATGAATCGTTGTTCAAACTGCTTAtacag gaGTTAAACATATTTAGGGGTAAATGTGCGATGCTCTTTCATTACGACATGGTGAGTGTCCCGCTGGTTTATACGCAG GTGGTGACTATCGCTGTGTACAGCTTCTTCCTGGCCTCTCTGATTGGACGCCAGTACCTGGACCCGGCCCGTAACATTACCGGCCACGAGCTGGATCTCTACGTCCCCATCTTTACGCTGCTCCAGTTATTCTTCTACGCTGGTTGGCTCAAG GTAGGGGAGCAGCTCATTAACCCATTTGGGGAGGACGATGACGATTTTGAGACCAATCTTCTGATTGACCGGAATTTCCAG gtgTCCATGTTGGCTGTAGATGGGATGTACTTGGACCTTCCGCTCATGGAGAAGGATCGTCATTGGAACGACTTGGAGCCCCGCGCTCCGTACACAGTGGCCACCACATCCCAGGATCGTTCCCCCTCCTTCCATGGCTCCACGGTTTCAATAGA GCTGAATGAGGAGCAGATGCAGTACCTTCCTCCGCCTGCGATAGCAGAGGTGTCAGGAGAGACCTCGTCCGACCCCTTACCTCTCTTCACCCGCTTCTTCCAGGGTTTggaatctaccggagactctggTTCCTACACAGAGGAAACCCCCGTGTGA